Within the Scyliorhinus canicula chromosome 6, sScyCan1.1, whole genome shotgun sequence genome, the region CCCGGGTGAAATATCTGACAAGAAAGTATAAGCTTCAGCGTTTTGCGAAACCACGGATACAAGAAAGCATAAAGCAAAGGGTTTAAAGCACAATTAAAAAATCCAAACCATGCAAATACACTGTCTAAAGATGATgggattaaaaaattaaaatacgGATTAAGAATACTGTTTACATAGAAAGGCAGCCAGGAGAATGTAAAAATTCCTATTAAGATGTCTTGGTTTCTAATGACTATTTGCTCCTTTTTATCTAAGATTTTAATATTTTCTACTGTATGCTTGCTATTATTTGGCAAACTTCCAATTTTTCTGTCACATTTGCATCTTGCCACAAAAAATATCTTGACATAAATACCTAAAATGATAAAAATCGGAATAAAAAATACAATCAGCGCATCTACGTGCCCCTCAAACTTATGATATGCAATACAGCTGCCCTCACATGACTTAATAGCTATATAATCATCTACCGACTTTTTACTAAAGTCTAATAAAAACACGCTAAATCCATAAAAGGTAGCAAACAACCAGATTAATATCACAGTCACAATTGTTACAGGCAGAGTGATCTTTATAGGGTGGAGCAAAGGGTCACACATTGCATAGTAACGATCAATGGCAATAAAACATAAAGTATAAATTGACACTACGGTCAACACAATATCTATAATTGAGTGAACTTTACAAAACATTTCTCCAAAATACCAGCATGTTTCTACAGACTTAACCATACTGTAAGGCAACACAATAAACCCCACCAGAAAGTCCACAACAGCCAAAGATAAGAGAAGACAGTTGGTGGATGTCTGCAGTTGTTTGAAATGTAAAACAGAAATGATCACCGTCAGATTTCCAAATATAGTAATGAGTATTGAAATGGTAATAAAAATATACATCGTTGCATTGGCTGCTGTTGACCTGGTGACTCTGGGACAGGACGTGTTGATAAATTCAAAACAATATTGCACATCCTCTGAATTTTCAAGATCTGCTAAATTCATTCTTTTTCACATTGATAATCCAATTCCTTGGATCACGGTGAGATGACAAAGCCGATCTTCCAGAGTTATTGATTGGTGTGGTCTTTACTAAGACTGCAATTTCCTTCATTTGAGGTTAATCTGTGGAAACAACCTACAATTAGTGGCATACTTGACATAATGGAAATGTACTTTCAAAATGTACAGAAACGGTTTTTAGTGGTGAGAATGTTTTTGGGATCGAAAACTAGAAAACAATAAAATCTCAGAATTGAAAATGTCACATTAAAGAAAAGGCACAATGCAGTGGCTTAATTTATTGCAGCAACGCATTATTTACAATGCTCATGCACAAGTAATTTGTGCACTATTTTACCACAATCACTAACCAATTAagtaattacacacaggtttaagACATCCCAAAAAAACTTCTTCAACTCAGAATATGGTCTGGTATTTGCACCCAAAGGAAATTTTGCAGGGGGAGTTGTATCTGCTAGAGTGGTTGGGTAGGGTTTAAAGTAAAAGGGCAAGGGAATTGAAACGTCAGCAAAGAGTCAGAGGAAGGGGAAACAcagacaagaacaaaagacagaaaggggaataagaaaagtgacaggCAGAGAAATCAGGGACCAGAATCAAACAGGGCAACAATGAAAAATAATGGAAACCGGACAAGAAATGTTAAACAGCCAAGtcttaaggctttgtgccttaatgcacggagcaatCACAAGAAAGTGGATGAACTGATCGACTATGTGCTCCAGTACAGTtccgcagattggagggtagctaactatttaaaaagggaggtagagggaaAGCAAGGAATTTTAGGCTAGACAGCCTGATGCTGgtaatggggaaaatgctagagtccattattaaagatgtaaatgcagagcacttggaaaacaatggcaaaatcggacagagtcagtatgaatttacaaaatggaaatcatgcttgacaaatctactggaattctttgaggatgtaacttgtAGACTTGATGAGGGAGAgcaagtggatgtggtttatttagatttccctAATGCTTTTgaaaaagtcccacataagagattagcttgtaaaattaaagcgcatttgATTATGGgtggtgtattgagatggatagaaaactggttggcaggcatGGAACAAGTGTAGGAATAAATGTTCTTTtgtcaaatggcaggcagtgactagtggggtatcacagggattGATGCTGGAACTCCAGCTAttaacaatatatatcaatgatttagatgaggaaactaaatgtaatacctccaaatttgtagatgacacataaagctgggtgggagggtgaactgtaagGAGGATACAGATATCCTTCAATGTGATGTGGACAAGTTGAGTCAGTGgtcaaatgcatggcagatgaagtatgatgtggataaatgtgacgttatccactttagtagcaaaaataggaaggtggattattacctgaatagCTATAGATTAAAAGGGGTGAATGTGCACCCAGACCTGAGTattcttgtacaccagtcgctgaaagtaagcatgcagatgcagcagatggtaaagaagacaaatggtatgttggccttcataatgagaggatttgagtacagcggCAAGGATGACTTGCAGCAAATAAACAGGCCCTTGGTGAgaccacttctccagcttccatcctaaacacattaaagaagccatcccctatggacaagccttcCATATAAACAGGATCTGCTCAGGCaacgaggagcgtaacagacatctgcaGACGCTGAAATATGCCCTTGTACAAACGGGATGTGGCGgccgactcatcgatcgacagttccaacgcgtcacagcaaaaaactgcaccgacctcctcagaagacaaacacgggacacaactgacaaagtacccttcgtcatccagtctttccccggagcagagaaactacgacatcttcttcgcagccttcaacacttcATCgctgaagacgaacatcttgccaaggtcatccccacatccccactacttgccttcaaacaaccgcgcaacctcaaacaaaccattgtttgcagcaaactacccagccttcagaacagcgaccacggcaccacaaaaccctgccaggacaatctctgcaagacctgccagatcatcgacatgggtccaccattacacgtgagaacaccacccaccaggtacgtggtacatactcgtgtgacttggCCAACATTATCTacttcatatgctgcaggaaaggatgtcccgaagcgtggtacattgccgagaccatgcagacgctgtgacaacgaatgaacgggcatcgtgcgacaatcaccaggcaggaatgttcccttccagtcagggaacacttcagcagtcaagggcattcagcctctgatcttaaggtaagcgttctccaaggcggccttcaggacgcgcgacaacgcagaatcgccgagcagaaactttagccaagttctgcacatatgagtacagcctcaaccgggaccttggattcatgtcgcattacattcaccccccaccatctggcctgggcttgcgaaatcctaccaactgtcctggcttgagacaattcacacctctttaacctttgATTATCCCTCTCTGTGGATCtgaaaagacttaattatctgcaaagcctcgcattcaaagtattggattgcatctttaactttgtctatatatatatgtttctggaacctacctcttcattcacctgaggaaggagcagtgctccgaaagctagtgactcgaaacaaacctgttgaactttaacctggtgtaagacatcCTACTGTATTAATTAGTGTGTAATTCTTTTCTTACCCATTTTTATATAATGATCAAAGACGGTACTTGTTTACTCGGAACTTCGTTGCTATGTATTTCTATTTTATAAATAAGAGTATTGCTAAAGAGATGCAAGGCAAAATTttatggaaaggtttctaagtgcggTAGCAAGTAGAAAATGCCGCGGGCTCTCTGAGGCCGTCACCGTATAAAATGTTAATTAGCCCATTTAAGGCCCCATGGAATTCACGCCATAAATCATAGTTCACCGGCTGATTCGCCCAGACcccgctcgccagccccctgctaacaagtgaCAGCAGCATTTTACTGACTCTCCACAGCCAATCCCATTCCACTCACAGCCATGCCGGCACGGAGAGCAGCCCCACGTTTTGGTGATACCGACTTGGGACGATGTTGGGCGCGGTGGAGGCCAGGCGGGATTTCTTGTTCCCCACCGGTCTaggagagtcagccacagggaAGTGGCAGCAGTCGTCAGCTCGGGAAGTGTTACCAGGAGAACCGGCACCTAGTGCCATAAGATGGACAATAATCTCCACCGGGCCATTTGGGTGAGTTCGCACTCGACCTctgacttcacccccccccccccccccccccaccaacacataCTCTCCCCCACCATACCGCACCCCCCATACCGCCCATCCCCTCATACTGCCTATGCCCCAAGCCCTCTCCCACAGCCCCCTTCTCCTCCCTACCATGTGCAGCTAATGATGCCTCCCTCTGTGTCATCACAGAAGTTGGTCTACAACCAATGGGGCCCAGATGGGCAGCGGAGTGTTGGACAGGTCCTCACCCACTATGAGGAATGGCCCCTGGAGGTTACGGGATGGTCGAGGACACATTGGTTACCAACATGGATGTCGACGTAGAGCTGAGGATACACTGGCCcctacccagatgacctgtcacacatgagttATTAATGCCACAGAGACTGACCCATCACTCCCACTGGCCAGGTGTTTATCCTCCTGCAGGATTTCCAGCCGACAGTGCCGGCCATACCAGGGTGGtggccctcccccaccaccgtctcccgtgagaacaccttggaggagagctccgagggtgCCACCTTACTAGTTGTGAcacaactgtcatccccaccctccaccagggcaGAGACAGTCGACAATGGTAGTTGTCAGGTTTCTGTggcacaacctggtgagcaccgcactgctgctgatgcacactaggtggaggcaggaaggccCATGCCaggcagcagtcagagggctgctgcatCCCACGACCCAGCTGGGTGCAAGTCaggtgctgagcctctggactaggtttacctggagctgatgcagatgatagggtaCGGCCGtgaattcagagggggatgttagCAACCCTCCTGCAGGTCCGTAGAAAGGCCaacagctcccctgagttccagcCCTCTGACAACACTGTGTCTCGTGGTCACCACCCAGTACAGTGCAACACGGTGGGGCATGTGTCGCTGGCAAGCGCAGCAGGAACCTtgggccccagagcccccagcggAAGCCCGGCAGGAGCATTGAAGGCCACAGGACAtgataagcagctggctgcctccacctctcatCTGCATTCTGACAATACCCCCAGACGCATAGGTAGAGCACCTGGACCGGGCACAGGTCACCTCCCTGGTGCACACACCTACCGTCTGGCTGTGGTaatgtccccagtgctggggcccaggccctgggtgtttggatgttggatgCTGCATCCAtgatgttgcttcctgcagtgttcaggcacagtatcCAGGCATAACGGTaagattggaatgctaggcaataacctCCACATGGCATGTTTACCTACGGGAATCCATTTGGGAACCGTGAGCTGCTCACTGAACTACGATTGGCAATAGCTTTCAGCTGGGTAGCCAGAGGGCTCTGCGattagtgggagttatgggtggtcggtgaggcccccccccctccctccccaccccaccagctgAGACCATGGGTAGTCACTCTCTGCTCCGTGGCCCCcacctcccatggcggcccaccccagcTGGCCCCCTCGGTTGCTCCCTCATCCCTTCCGAGCACCGAGGCAGCAAACACAGTGCCCCTGAGAGCAGAGATGGCTACTCCTCGGGACCCCGcagcaatcccgccgccagcttcacatttttaaaaaggcatattAATCAGCAACCGTGTAACCACTTGCTAGAGAGGCTAttagatcacaggaggccgttaagtgtatggagattgggcttaaatggtgattattggtttctcaccacgcgaAGGTGAGTTTTGGATTTTGCCAAGGGGAGCGAGCCAGTTAGATCGCGAAAGGACTGGGGTCACCATGGTTGTCTGCCCATAGTTGTACCCTCCTTCATTCAGCTGGTCTGCCCCAGGAAGCAGTTATACCCCCTGAAAATAAGAACATCAACCATTAACAAGCTATTAATGAGCTCCTTAACAGTTTTGCAAATGTGAGCCTGGCCTTCCTTCCCCCTGCACTTTGGTGAAGACGGACAGCACCGGAAATGACATTGGGAATCTGGCTTCACCCAAATATCCAGGCAATAGACACACACATGTTCTCTATTTCAAACAATACACTCAAAATCAGCCTTACTTGaatataaactttaaaaaaatttgccAAGCTGTTCTTCAAAGGCGGTGTTTATTGGTGCCTCATTGGTGTCAGAGGGTCAAATGTTTGCATTAAAATGAACAAATTGGCTTGAGAGACTAACAATAAAATTCAGGTTTGTAATTTTCCGATGTATTCACCAACTGCAAGTTCTTGTGCCTAGTCTGTGTATCATTTATCAGCTGTTTCTTCTGTAAAACATGCATCTGATGATTCAGGAAATGCCGCCCATCCTAATCGCACTTCAACTGGCTGATTTGCGAGGCTACTTCAGAGGccggttaagaatcaaccacattgcagtggctCTGGATTCACATGAAGAAGCattaccaggtaaggatggcagaattTCTTCCCTAAAAACATTCGTGTATCAGTGAATTTTtctaacaatagtttcatggtcacaattacttttttttttttttttctttttttttataaatttagagtacccaattattttttccaattaaggggcaatttagtgtggccaattcacctaacctgcacatcttttgggttgtgggggcgaaacccacgcagacacggggagaatgtgcaaactccacacgaacagtgacccagggccgggattcgaacccgggtcctcagcgccgtaggcagcaatgctaaccactgtgccaccgtgctgcccctggtcacaattactgagattagctttcaaATCCACATTGATtatttaaatgaatttaaattccaccaactgctgtgGTGGCATTTGAACCTGTGCTTAAACTTTAACCCCCAGAGCATTGGGCTGGGCCTCTGACTTACTAGACCAATGACAAAaacactgatgcacgatcaattgcacaaagacgagagttgaatacaactgaggttttattacactaagatgtgtggccttctacagcagctggcgaaatggctgctgtacagggagcacacatatttatactccacctactgggcggagccaacaggcagggactacccccgtacctgtagtacaaggccttaccatacataccctaatatatacggCATTGGTTACTACCACCAATACTTCTCcacatttccaccccatcccctcacccaccccctcactccacatttccacccctcccctccactccccacccctcacccaccctctcacTAATCACTAAAAAGCCATAAACAAAGCACCAAGCAAGGATTCTTTTTCAGCGTAAGAATCGAAAAATCACAATGTTTGCTATGCTGTATCAAGCTTAGTTAGACCACAGAGAGTTCTGGTCATCATATTATATAGAGGTTATAGGTGCACTGGAGAGAGTGTTGAGGCGTTTTACTAGGATGGTACTAAAAATACAATCTATACCAATATAGTTAAAAGGAAATCACATTGGGGATTCAGAAGAaagctctttacccagagagttgtgGGAATGTAGACTTTGTTTCCACATGGAGCGGTTGGGATAAATATAatagatgtatttaaggggaagcCAGGTAAGCACATGAGGGAAATGAGAGTAGTGCTTTAAGCGGATAGAagaaggatgggaggaggctcagGTGGAGCGTAAGTGCCGACGTggattggttgggttgattgacCTCTTTCTCtcctgtatattctatgtaatcCGATGTAATCTATGATCAGTAACTGCCAGAGCTGAAGTAAGTATTCCATTTGTTCAGCTGATTAAATAGTACTGATGGAGCTGGAAAATTAGATACACTGCACACTCCCAAGCTGTACAATCTGTATTCAACCGGCAGACAGTCAAATGTATCAAGTTTAAGGGAGGTTTTTAGATTTACAAGTAATGAAGCTATTAAAATGCATACCAGACAATCCAGTGGATCAATTTATTcatgctttgtaaaatatgcaatttgactttttaaattgatttaaaacCATATTTTACACATTAAAATTTTCATTATTCAGAAAATTGCAAGATTTGTTTTAgcttagaaaatagaacatacagtgcagaaggaggccatttgacccatcgagtctgcaccgacccacttaagccctcacttccaccctatccccataacccaataaccccttctaagtTTAAATTATTTGTTTATTTGGAACAAAGATAAAATATAACACTACAAAGTGGTCTGTTTGATAATCATTGCTGATCATTTAAAACTGAACTTCTGACAGGAGCCAAGTAGATAGGTAATGGCTACAGTTACAAACTGGCACTTCAACATTGAACTTCAGCATagtagcacaatggtttgcacagttgcttcactgctccagggttccaggtttgattcctggtttgggtcactgtctgtgtggagtctgcacattctccctgtgtctgcgtgggtttcctcaggatgctccggtttcctcccacagttaatTAATCGCAATTAATCCTCTTATGGACAAAATGTTCAGATTTTCTCTACATGTTAGTTTGATACTTTTTGAAATGACTGAGGGCCAAAGTAACCTCTAAAAATTTAATCGGAAAGTTTTGCGGTGAATATATCATATACTTTATTTCAACATTTTCACAATGTGCAACTGTGTACAATACATACCCAACAGTTCCAAAGAAAGAATGGTAGAATAGGAGGCTTTGAAATATTGTAACATGTATTTGAACATTCTGCACAATAGATCAGTACATAAATAATAAAAATATGAATATTTCTTAACTGTCTTAATTTTCTATAAATGCTAATTATAAAAATATAAGTACCTTTCTTGATGTTATCATTATGGATACTGTCTTTGAAGGATGTTCCCAGGATCTGAACTGCATAGTCCGACACTATTAATACCATTTCTCTGGATGTGTTTATGAACCAATGCAATTCTTCAACTACAGTTAATAGCACTTTAAGAAGATTAAATGATTTGTCTTATATCCAAGTCTTAATGACACATAATAGCACAGCCAATAAGATTTTCTATGCTCCATAAGCAACCTAAATAACCTCACCAGTGTTTTGAAGGGTTTTCGGTGACTGATTCAACATTTAAATAATTATATCatagaagagagagagacacaaaaaTCGGAAGACATTAATTATGGTGGGTCCTTATATTGCCATTTTGCTAAACATCTTATTAAGGGCCAGCCTTGTCTCTGTGAAAGTATCCATAACTCTGAGATAGAAACACACATTGTCATTCAAGAGATTTCAGTGCATAATCTAGGTTGATGTATCAGTGCTGTGGCGTACCATGAAGAGATTCCCACCTTCTATATAAACCAAGACCCCATCTATGCTCATGGTactattcaaagaagaacaggggtGCTGGCCACCGTTTGTCCTTCAACCAGcaccactaaaacagattatctgatcatatAGCATATTACCAATTTGCAGGTATAATATGAATGATATGAAGACCAATTTTGGGACACGGTTTTACGCAGGCAATCTGCACCTGGCGTACCGACATTGCCATATTGGTGACTTTCCCAGGCACCGTGTGGAACCAGTGTAAATGAGGGCACTAATACCTGTCTCAGGAACCCTATAAGTAATTGAACAGTGTAGAGCAGAACAAGTGTCAGGCTGCCACCAAAAATGTAACCTCTGGAGTCGATGAGGATCAGTTCTCTTCTCAGCTCTACAGCACTATcatgttcaggggctggtttaacacagtgggcgaAATGTgtagagattgacagatttctaaataccaatgacaaagggatatggagatactctggggaaaaaggcattgaagttgatgatcagccgTGAATATCTTGAAAAACATTGTAAAGGACATTGTCCAAAAGCACTCCGTTGGGAAAATTGAAATGTTGGAGGTGAGCTCAAAGCCTAGTAAGGAATCTGCCAGCCAACACCCTGAGATGGACACACATTTGGACGGTACTGACTTTGTCCTTTTCGTACCTTGACTGACTGTTCCAACCACACCCAGGACATCAGGCCCTTCCCACGTCACTTCTTCAGTCCCCGATTCCACCCTCTGTCCTCCACCGGATCCTTCTTCCACTACTCCATGCCCCCAACCGCTCTTCATAATGCCTCCACACTCGTCCGACATCACTGACTGACCCTTGCCAGTCCCGAACCTCTCTGCACTCTGCCATTCCCCTGCATTCTTCCCTAATGCTGAAGAGCTGAACAAAGTTACTGAGCTCAGGCACAACTGTACAAAGCTGATTGTGTGCCACCGTTAAATGGTTGTGAACTGGGTAGGTCAGGAGTTCTGTGCACTGCTGGCTTTATTTTGAAGGTAGGCCAAAATACCTTTTATTATTATAAGTATGAACCTGCTGCAGGCTGGATGAGGCTGAAGACATCACAAACATCCCACGGGCTTTACCTCTGCATTTCAACCCATCATCAAGAAATTAAAATTTTGCACCCCACCTTATTCATTCACCCTCCATGCCATAT harbors:
- the LOC119967383 gene encoding trace amine-associated receptor 4-like — its product is MNLADLENSEDVQYCFEFINTSCPRVTRSTAANATMYIFITISILITIFGNLTVIISVLHFKQLQTSTNCLLLSLAVVDFLVGFIVLPYSMVKSVETCWYFGEMFCKVHSIIDIVLTVVSIYTLCFIAIDRYYAMCDPLLHPIKITLPVTIVTVILIWLFATFYGFSVFLLDFSKKSVDDYIAIKSCEGSCIAYHKFEGHVDALIVFFIPIFIILGIYVKIFFVARCKCDRKIGSLPNNSKHTVENIKILDKKEQIVIRNQDILIGIFTFSWLPFYVNSILNPYFNFLIPSSLDSVFAWFGFFNCALNPLLYAFLYPWFRKTLKLILSCQIFHPGSSTIIFFSE